One part of the Planctomycetota bacterium genome encodes these proteins:
- a CDS encoding iron chelate uptake ABC transporter family permease subunit: MTMTPRLETSAAMVDLASAWPTSEQWIRVFTLQDHNTRVVVLGTLLLGIAAGVVGSFTLLRKRALMGDALSHATLPGIGLAFVIAVGLGMGRSLFVLLIGAVVTGAIGVGTVLLLRQQTRLKEDAAMGIVLSVFFGAGVCMLTIVQQMGSGSAAGLEGFIYGKTASMVPQDVWLIAIAGGLSIVACGLLFKELRLLCFDAGYAQAQGWPTLALDVTLMAFVTAVTVVGLQAVGLILVIALLIIPAAAARFWSDRMLPMTLLAGALGGVSGAIGAAVSALAPRLPSGAMIVLVAAAVFGVSMAFGPARGVVPRALRHRNLRRRVEQQHLLRAIYEWHERGGEGVAGGLPVFELVKTRSWSQSRLQRIVRRAERDDLLDFDETGLITLTDFGRDAARRVTRNHRLWEAYLIEHADVAPSHVDRDADAIEHVLDRDMIRRLESLIAPAEDLPSPHPIRTPATAGVVE, translated from the coding sequence ATGACTATGACTCCGCGGCTCGAAACCTCGGCAGCGATGGTCGACCTCGCCTCCGCGTGGCCGACCAGCGAGCAGTGGATTCGCGTCTTCACGCTCCAGGATCACAACACGCGCGTCGTCGTCCTCGGGACGCTCCTGCTGGGCATCGCGGCGGGTGTCGTCGGGAGCTTCACGCTGCTCCGCAAACGTGCGCTCATGGGCGATGCACTGAGTCACGCGACGCTGCCCGGCATCGGCCTGGCGTTCGTGATTGCAGTCGGGCTCGGCATGGGGCGGTCGCTGTTCGTGCTGCTCATCGGCGCGGTTGTGACCGGAGCGATTGGCGTCGGGACGGTGCTGCTGCTTCGCCAGCAAACGCGGCTGAAAGAGGACGCTGCGATGGGCATCGTGCTGAGCGTCTTCTTCGGGGCGGGCGTCTGCATGCTGACGATCGTTCAGCAGATGGGCAGTGGCAGCGCGGCCGGGCTGGAGGGCTTCATCTACGGCAAGACGGCGTCGATGGTGCCGCAGGACGTCTGGCTGATCGCGATCGCGGGCGGACTGTCGATCGTCGCGTGCGGGTTGCTGTTCAAGGAGCTTCGACTGCTCTGTTTTGACGCCGGCTACGCGCAGGCTCAAGGTTGGCCGACGCTTGCACTCGACGTGACGCTGATGGCGTTCGTCACCGCGGTGACGGTGGTCGGACTGCAGGCGGTCGGGCTGATTCTGGTGATCGCGCTCCTCATCATTCCGGCGGCGGCCGCGCGGTTTTGGAGTGATCGCATGCTGCCGATGACGCTGCTTGCGGGTGCGCTCGGCGGCGTCAGTGGGGCGATCGGCGCAGCGGTGAGCGCGCTCGCGCCCAGGCTTCCGAGTGGGGCGATGATCGTTCTGGTCGCTGCTGCGGTCTTCGGCGTCAGCATGGCGTTTGGGCCGGCTCGTGGCGTGGTGCCCCGGGCGCTTCGGCATCGAAACCTGCGTCGCCGCGTCGAACAGCAACACCTGCTTCGGGCCATCTACGAGTGGCACGAGCGCGGTGGCGAAGGCGTGGCCGGTGGTCTACCCGTGTTCGAGCTCGTCAAAACGCGTTCGTGGTCCCAGAGTCGCCTGCAACGCATCGTGCGACGCGCCGAACGCGACGATCTGCTCGACTTTGACGAGACCGGCTTGATCACCCTCACCGACTTCGGCCGCGATGCTGCGCGGCGGGTCACGCGGAATCACCGGCTGTGGGAGGCGTACCTCATCGAGCACGCCGACGTCGCACCGAGCCAC
- a CDS encoding ABC transporter ATP-binding protein — translation MTVAYHRRPVLWDVDLDVPEGRLVAIVGPNGAGKSTLIKAALDLIPRASGRVRVYGKPYSENRRRVGYVPQRESVDWDFPVSALDVVTMGTYGRIGWMLPVRRKHREKAREALDRVGIADLADRQISQLSGGQQQRAFLARALVQEADLYMMDEPFAAVDAATERAIVSILKDLKSAGKTVLVVHHDLQTVEEYFDHIILMNMRIVAHGPTATTFTRENLQKTYGGKLTLLSDAAEAIVKGNRLP, via the coding sequence ATGACGGTCGCATATCACCGCCGCCCGGTTCTGTGGGACGTCGACCTGGACGTCCCCGAAGGCCGGCTCGTCGCGATCGTCGGCCCAAACGGTGCGGGTAAGAGCACACTCATCAAGGCAGCGCTCGATCTGATCCCGCGTGCGAGTGGGCGTGTGCGGGTCTATGGGAAGCCGTACTCGGAGAATCGCCGGCGCGTCGGTTACGTGCCGCAGCGGGAGAGTGTCGACTGGGACTTCCCAGTCAGCGCTTTGGATGTCGTCACGATGGGCACGTACGGCAGAATCGGGTGGATGCTGCCCGTGCGTCGAAAGCACAGGGAGAAGGCTCGCGAAGCACTCGACCGCGTCGGGATCGCCGACCTTGCCGATCGGCAGATCAGCCAGCTCTCCGGCGGTCAGCAGCAGCGGGCCTTTCTCGCACGCGCGCTCGTCCAGGAGGCGGACCTGTACATGATGGATGAGCCCTTCGCGGCCGTCGACGCAGCGACGGAGCGTGCGATCGTGAGCATCCTCAAAGATCTCAAGTCTGCCGGGAAGACGGTGCTCGTCGTCCATCACGACTTGCAGACGGTCGAGGAGTACTTTGATCACATCATCTTGATGAACATGCGCATCGTCGCCCACGGCCCGACTGCCACGACCTTCACGAGGGAAAACCTGCAGAAGACCTACGGCGGCAAGTTGACGCTGCTCAGCGACGCGGCCGAGGCGATCGTGAAGGGCAACCGACTTCCGTAG
- a CDS encoding zinc ABC transporter substrate-binding protein, giving the protein MFNTSRPFAIRLASFVAFVLASFALLTGCGDAASGSSEGGEVRYPYKVVATVGMVGDIAENVAGELAIVTTLMGEGIDPHLYKATRDDVAAMSGADVVFYNGLMLEGKMSDVLVRMSSNRPVVAVTENIEESYLLEPEAFAGQYDPHVWMDPAAWAKAVDVVADTLAEYDPANADGYRSNAEAYKQQLADLKSYGESALDGVPEGRRVLVTSHDAFNYFGQAFGLEVMGVQGISTESEAGLQRVNELVDLLVERNVQAVFVESSVPRKSIEALINGARSRGHEVTIGGELFSDAMGSAGTYEGTYVGMIDHNVTTVARALGGDVPDKGMNGKLTQ; this is encoded by the coding sequence ATGTTCAACACATCCCGACCGTTCGCCATTCGACTCGCGTCGTTCGTGGCGTTCGTCCTTGCTTCATTTGCGCTTCTAACCGGCTGCGGTGATGCGGCCAGCGGATCGTCAGAGGGCGGGGAGGTTCGATACCCGTACAAGGTTGTCGCGACCGTCGGCATGGTCGGCGACATCGCGGAAAACGTCGCGGGCGAGCTCGCCATCGTCACAACGCTCATGGGTGAGGGCATCGATCCGCACCTGTACAAAGCCACGCGCGATGACGTGGCGGCGATGAGTGGAGCGGACGTGGTGTTCTACAACGGCCTGATGCTCGAAGGGAAGATGAGTGATGTGCTCGTCCGCATGAGCAGCAATCGGCCGGTGGTCGCGGTGACGGAAAACATCGAGGAGTCGTATCTGCTGGAGCCCGAGGCCTTCGCCGGGCAATACGACCCGCACGTCTGGATGGATCCGGCCGCATGGGCGAAGGCTGTCGACGTCGTGGCCGACACGCTGGCGGAGTACGACCCCGCCAATGCCGACGGGTACCGCAGCAACGCCGAGGCGTACAAGCAGCAGCTGGCCGACTTGAAGTCGTACGGCGAGTCCGCTCTCGATGGCGTGCCCGAGGGACGTCGCGTGCTGGTGACCAGCCACGACGCCTTCAACTACTTTGGCCAGGCATTCGGTCTCGAAGTCATGGGCGTCCAAGGCATCAGCACCGAAAGCGAGGCCGGCCTGCAGCGGGTGAACGAGCTGGTCGACCTGCTCGTCGAGCGGAACGTGCAGGCGGTCTTCGTCGAGAGCAGCGTGCCGCGAAAGAGCATCGAAGCACTCATCAATGGTGCCCGCAGTCGCGGCCACGAGGTGACGATCGGCGGCGAGCTGTTCAGCGACGCAATGGGCTCGGCCGGCACGTACGAAGGCACCTACGTCGGGATGATCGACCACAACGTGACCACCGTCGCCCGCGCCCTGGGCGGCGACGTTCCCGACAAGGGCATGAACGGGAAGCTGACGCAGTGA
- the mntR gene encoding manganese-binding transcriptional regulator MntR, with amino-acid sequence MEMATVNSTKAAHRRTRADHATETAEDYVEAIDVILRRDGVCRVSDLAKRFGVSHVTVNRTLARLDREGLVMVEPYQPVDLTAKGRRLAVKCAERHRIVFEFLLALGVDEHTAAVDAEGIEHHVSERTLQRFASATAEMNDR; translated from the coding sequence ATTGAAATGGCGACAGTGAACAGCACCAAGGCCGCCCACCGGAGGACGCGGGCGGACCACGCGACCGAAACGGCAGAGGACTACGTCGAGGCAATCGACGTCATCCTGCGTCGGGACGGCGTCTGCCGAGTGAGCGACTTGGCGAAACGCTTCGGCGTCAGTCACGTCACCGTCAATCGCACGCTGGCCCGGCTCGACCGTGAAGGTCTGGTCATGGTCGAGCCGTACCAGCCCGTCGATCTGACCGCGAAAGGCCGACGTCTCGCCGTAAAGTGTGCGGAGCGGCACCGCATTGTCTTCGAGTTTCTGCTCGCCCTGGGCGTCGACGAACACACGGCCGCCGTCGACGCCGAAGGGATTGAGCACCACGTCAGCGAGCGGACCCTCCAGCGTTTCGCTTCGGCAACCGCAGAGATGAACGACCGGTAA